One region of Cygnus atratus isolate AKBS03 ecotype Queensland, Australia chromosome 25, CAtr_DNAZoo_HiC_assembly, whole genome shotgun sequence genomic DNA includes:
- the C25H17orf113 gene encoding uncharacterized protein C17orf113 homolog isoform X2 has protein sequence MVPPGKKPAGETSNSNKKCKRYFNEHWKEEFTWLEFDYERKLMFCIECRQALVKNKHGKAENAFTVGTDNFQRHALLRHVTSGAHRQALAVNREQLAFEARVHGHPELRSVLKVEVNPAKVAILTTVYWMAKEEIPEEKCSSLLDLQKFNLCQALLASEHSEYYHPSSVREMQAAIAKVLHNEDRHRIKASPFVGLVVDETVDVLEHRNLAMFTTTVSPCNGQTSTTFLGSFELPAGEASTVAGKVGEVMRSFGIPTMKITWLSADSASLVAERLSGVGTALSSLCPLLTEMHCLSHGSSLLPTQSIVSIEYLQKYETTVDAVYRLYSSFRGESNSLQELRSVLDLCEIDLGSPKAIHWTSIFPAVEAIDSSWPTLVLLLESEAERSPVALGLCEELKKFQFVAFTKILLDVLPIFQKLSRFFQIEDFDLSILKPIVSATATTLQAQKSASGQNLQEFLNEMNEHPRDDREGERRLYYKGVELANCSKVHLKHFEHLKETYLESVRGNLLDRFPSSVLEAVSSFSAIFNPKCYPQSLEDIGSYGVSELNFLLQAYSRVVVSERALSDFPLFKRIVFSLSQLSFKDLCVKLVYSNSEMHELFPDFAILAAIALALPLGSVLAEKISRGRELLKRGRSRCVKDEGLSDLMKIAIDGPAVNEFDFALAIEYYESMRESGFIVAQVK, from the exons ATGGTGCCTCCAGGGAAAAAGCCAGCTGGGGAAACTTCTAATTCCAATAAAAAGTGTAAGCGCTATTTCAATGAGCACTGGAAGGAAGAATTTACCTGGCTGGAGTTTGACTATGAGCGGAAACTCATGTTTTGCATAGAGTGTCGGCAGGCGCTGGTGAAGAACAAGCACGGTAAAGCGGAGAACGCCTTTACCGTGGGCACGGACAACTTCCAGCGCCATGCCCTGCTGCGGCACGTCACCTCCGGCGCCCACCGCCAGGCGCTGGCGGTGAACCGGGAGCAGCTGGCTTTCGAGGCCCGCGTCCACGGCCACCCGGAGCTGCGCTCGGTCCTCAAGGTGGAGGTGAACCCGGCGAAGGTGGCCATCCTCACTACCGTCTACTGGATGGCCAAGGAGGAGATCCCGGAGGAGAAGTGCTCCTCCCTGCTGGACTTGCAGAAGTTCAACCTGTGCCAGGCGCTGCTCGCCTCCGAGCACAGCGAGTACTACCACCCCAGCAGCGTCAGGGAGATGCAG GCAGCGATCGCCAAGGTCCTGCACAATGAGGACAGGCACAGGATAAAAGCCTCGCCGTTTGTCGGGCTGGTGGTGGACGAGACGGTGGACGTGCTGGAGCACCGCAACCTTGCCATGTTCACCACCACCGTCTCCCCCTGCAACGGGCAGACctccaccaccttcctgggGAGCTtcgagctgcctgctggggaggCCTCCACGGTGGCGGGCAAGGTGGGTGAGGTGATGCGCTCCTTCGGCATCCCCACCATGAAGATCACCTGGCTCAGCGCCGACAGCGCCTCGCTGGTGGCTGAGCGGCTGAGCGGGGTGGGGACAGCGCTGAGCTCCCTCTGCCCACTGCTCACAGAGATGCACTGCCTGTCCCATgggagctccctgctgcccacccagAGCATCGTCAGCATTGAATACCTCCAGAAGTACGAGACCACTGTGGACGCCGTCTACAGGCTCTACTCCAGCTTCAGGGGGGAAAGCAacagcctgcaggagctgcgtAGCGTCCTGGACCTCTGCGAGATAGACCTCGGGAGCCCCAAGGCCATCCACTGGACTTCTATTTTCCCAGCTGTGGAAGCCATCGATTCCTCGTGGCCCACGTTGGTGCTACTGCTGGAGAGTGAAGCAGAGCGGTCACCTGTGGCCCTTGGCCTCTGCGAAGAGCTCAAGAAGTTCCAGTTCGTGGCCTTCACCAAGATCCTCCTGGATGTCCTCCCCATCTTCCAGAAACTCAGCCGCTTTTTCCAGATCGAGGACTTCGACCTCTCCATCCTGAAACCCATCGTCTCCGCCACGGCCACCACCCTGCAGGCCCAGAAGAGCGCCAGTGGCCAGAACCTCCAAGAGTTCCTCAACGAGATGAACGAGCACCCGCGGGACGACCGGGAGGGCGAGAGACGTCTTTACTACAAGGGCGTGGAGCTGGCCAACTGCTCCAAGGTGCACCTGAAGCACTTCGAGCACCTGAAGGAGACCTACCTGGAGAGTGTGCGGGGCAATCTGCTGGACAGGTTCCCCAGCAGCGTCCTGGAGGCCGTCAGCTCCTTCTCGGCCATCTTCAACCCCAAGTGTTACCCCCAGTCTTTGGAGGACATTGGCAGCTATGGGGTCAGCGAGCTGAATTTCCTCCTGCAGGCCTACTCCCGGGTGGTGGTGAGCGAGAGGGCCCTGAGTGATTTCCCCCTCTTCAAGCGGATCGTCTTCAGCCTCAGCCAGCTGTCCTTCAAGGACCTCTGTGTCAAACTGGTTTACAGCAACTCCGAGATGCACGAGCTCTTCCCGGACTTCGCCATCCTCGCGGCCATCGCCTTGGCCTTGCCGTTGGGTTCGGTCCTGGCCGAGAAGATCAGTcggggccgggagctgctgAAGCGCGGCCGGTCGCGCTGCGTGAAGGACGAGGGGCTGTCCGACCTCATGAAGATCGCCATCGATGGGCCAGCCGTCAACGAGTTTGACTTTGCGTTGGCCATCGAGTACTACGAGAGCATGCGGGAGTCTGGCTTCATCGTGGCGCAGGTGAAGTGA
- the C25H17orf113 gene encoding uncharacterized protein C17orf113 homolog isoform X1 encodes MCECGALPRIWGIILFFLALRCFSAFGCFLFFKSDFFFLYKNQNLGKFASPLAPKLMAAVPCHSNMVPPGKKPAGETSNSNKKCKRYFNEHWKEEFTWLEFDYERKLMFCIECRQALVKNKHGKAENAFTVGTDNFQRHALLRHVTSGAHRQALAVNREQLAFEARVHGHPELRSVLKVEVNPAKVAILTTVYWMAKEEIPEEKCSSLLDLQKFNLCQALLASEHSEYYHPSSVREMQAAIAKVLHNEDRHRIKASPFVGLVVDETVDVLEHRNLAMFTTTVSPCNGQTSTTFLGSFELPAGEASTVAGKVGEVMRSFGIPTMKITWLSADSASLVAERLSGVGTALSSLCPLLTEMHCLSHGSSLLPTQSIVSIEYLQKYETTVDAVYRLYSSFRGESNSLQELRSVLDLCEIDLGSPKAIHWTSIFPAVEAIDSSWPTLVLLLESEAERSPVALGLCEELKKFQFVAFTKILLDVLPIFQKLSRFFQIEDFDLSILKPIVSATATTLQAQKSASGQNLQEFLNEMNEHPRDDREGERRLYYKGVELANCSKVHLKHFEHLKETYLESVRGNLLDRFPSSVLEAVSSFSAIFNPKCYPQSLEDIGSYGVSELNFLLQAYSRVVVSERALSDFPLFKRIVFSLSQLSFKDLCVKLVYSNSEMHELFPDFAILAAIALALPLGSVLAEKISRGRELLKRGRSRCVKDEGLSDLMKIAIDGPAVNEFDFALAIEYYESMRESGFIVAQVK; translated from the exons atgTGTGAGTGTGGTGCTTTGCCCCGCATCTGggggattattttattttttttggctttgcgTTGTTTTTCTGcgtttggttgttttcttttttttaaatcagatttttttttcctatataaaaACCAAAATCTTGGGAAGTTTGCAAGCCCCCTGGCCCCAAAGCTCATGGCAGCGGTTCCATG CCACAGCAATATGGTGCCTCCAGGGAAAAAGCCAGCTGGGGAAACTTCTAATTCCAATAAAAAGTGTAAGCGCTATTTCAATGAGCACTGGAAGGAAGAATTTACCTGGCTGGAGTTTGACTATGAGCGGAAACTCATGTTTTGCATAGAGTGTCGGCAGGCGCTGGTGAAGAACAAGCACGGTAAAGCGGAGAACGCCTTTACCGTGGGCACGGACAACTTCCAGCGCCATGCCCTGCTGCGGCACGTCACCTCCGGCGCCCACCGCCAGGCGCTGGCGGTGAACCGGGAGCAGCTGGCTTTCGAGGCCCGCGTCCACGGCCACCCGGAGCTGCGCTCGGTCCTCAAGGTGGAGGTGAACCCGGCGAAGGTGGCCATCCTCACTACCGTCTACTGGATGGCCAAGGAGGAGATCCCGGAGGAGAAGTGCTCCTCCCTGCTGGACTTGCAGAAGTTCAACCTGTGCCAGGCGCTGCTCGCCTCCGAGCACAGCGAGTACTACCACCCCAGCAGCGTCAGGGAGATGCAG GCAGCGATCGCCAAGGTCCTGCACAATGAGGACAGGCACAGGATAAAAGCCTCGCCGTTTGTCGGGCTGGTGGTGGACGAGACGGTGGACGTGCTGGAGCACCGCAACCTTGCCATGTTCACCACCACCGTCTCCCCCTGCAACGGGCAGACctccaccaccttcctgggGAGCTtcgagctgcctgctggggaggCCTCCACGGTGGCGGGCAAGGTGGGTGAGGTGATGCGCTCCTTCGGCATCCCCACCATGAAGATCACCTGGCTCAGCGCCGACAGCGCCTCGCTGGTGGCTGAGCGGCTGAGCGGGGTGGGGACAGCGCTGAGCTCCCTCTGCCCACTGCTCACAGAGATGCACTGCCTGTCCCATgggagctccctgctgcccacccagAGCATCGTCAGCATTGAATACCTCCAGAAGTACGAGACCACTGTGGACGCCGTCTACAGGCTCTACTCCAGCTTCAGGGGGGAAAGCAacagcctgcaggagctgcgtAGCGTCCTGGACCTCTGCGAGATAGACCTCGGGAGCCCCAAGGCCATCCACTGGACTTCTATTTTCCCAGCTGTGGAAGCCATCGATTCCTCGTGGCCCACGTTGGTGCTACTGCTGGAGAGTGAAGCAGAGCGGTCACCTGTGGCCCTTGGCCTCTGCGAAGAGCTCAAGAAGTTCCAGTTCGTGGCCTTCACCAAGATCCTCCTGGATGTCCTCCCCATCTTCCAGAAACTCAGCCGCTTTTTCCAGATCGAGGACTTCGACCTCTCCATCCTGAAACCCATCGTCTCCGCCACGGCCACCACCCTGCAGGCCCAGAAGAGCGCCAGTGGCCAGAACCTCCAAGAGTTCCTCAACGAGATGAACGAGCACCCGCGGGACGACCGGGAGGGCGAGAGACGTCTTTACTACAAGGGCGTGGAGCTGGCCAACTGCTCCAAGGTGCACCTGAAGCACTTCGAGCACCTGAAGGAGACCTACCTGGAGAGTGTGCGGGGCAATCTGCTGGACAGGTTCCCCAGCAGCGTCCTGGAGGCCGTCAGCTCCTTCTCGGCCATCTTCAACCCCAAGTGTTACCCCCAGTCTTTGGAGGACATTGGCAGCTATGGGGTCAGCGAGCTGAATTTCCTCCTGCAGGCCTACTCCCGGGTGGTGGTGAGCGAGAGGGCCCTGAGTGATTTCCCCCTCTTCAAGCGGATCGTCTTCAGCCTCAGCCAGCTGTCCTTCAAGGACCTCTGTGTCAAACTGGTTTACAGCAACTCCGAGATGCACGAGCTCTTCCCGGACTTCGCCATCCTCGCGGCCATCGCCTTGGCCTTGCCGTTGGGTTCGGTCCTGGCCGAGAAGATCAGTcggggccgggagctgctgAAGCGCGGCCGGTCGCGCTGCGTGAAGGACGAGGGGCTGTCCGACCTCATGAAGATCGCCATCGATGGGCCAGCCGTCAACGAGTTTGACTTTGCGTTGGCCATCGAGTACTACGAGAGCATGCGGGAGTCTGGCTTCATCGTGGCGCAGGTGAAGTGA